The DNA segment ttagaagttgttttaacaatctttttgattgtgggagccatcttcaaccttcttcttgccattgatattctttggaggggagattagagccgtttgaagggagttgtgagatctttcgagatttcaaggcttcttaggacttatcttttaatttcttactgtcaattctttctttatttctacttgtgctgaatcattatctaatctattttctgttcttattgtgttttcagcctttttctatcttaaggaatcagcccacaaatccccaatttctagggtttttccatactctttttgggtgaaattagattgtcgaaatttggggaaaactatcttggtgttcaattgggcagaatcacaatctccttgagggtttcaagaaccctaacacttatttctattctcaatttgattctttgctgatttggggattttatttcagatctgaaaattcaaaaatctaatcttttaattttctgtttcatttcagatctaattgtttagggttttcgtaggagtttctcgtgacttggcaactcgatcttggtccgcgcgcaaccccgtatcagaaTCACAAAAGACTTGAACATTTTATTGCAATACTACAAGTCACAAACCAAACAAGTTTATGAAATCAAATCAATAAACAAATAAAGTTGGATTCCTATAAACCTCGAAAAGAACATGTATAAACATGCACATCGAAATCAGTAGTAATATTGGTAAACTGCATATCAGAATGCAAATACAATACATATTCATTGGTGCTTCTGCCTGAGAGAATTTAAATGTGCGGCCAAAGTATCATAATCAGGAAGCTTGGGGTGAACATAACTTGGCCTCTCTTCGGTTGAATTTTGAACCTTCGAACTTTCTGCGCTACTTGATGATACAATCATTGGGACAGAAGTAGACGGCTGTTCATTTTCTGATGACTTTGAAGATCCATCAGACGAATTCGTTTTGGTCTGTGGTGCCAACTGGGAGTTTTGAAAGCTTTTCCTGTTATCTGAGTTCCTTTTATGAGACTGAAGCTCCGGTAGTGCTTCATCAGCACTACAACTCCTTGAGGAGGAATTCTTCTCCCCACCATAATCGGAAACTACCGCTGGCTCAAAGGACACTGTAGTTTTAAGAGTGGAACCTCTTCGTGAATTTGAAGAAGAGTCATTTCTCTTATGAGAAACACCAGTGCTTGAATGAGCCTTTGAACTTGATTCCGGAAGATCTTCATCAGAACCACTGTTTCCTGGACCTAAATATGGCATGGGGTCAGAAACTACCTTTGATTCAGAGGAAACTGTAGTTTTAAGAGTGGAACCTCTTCTTGCATTTGGAGAGGCAGTTGTCCTATGAGAAAAATCATGCTTGAACGAGTCTTTGAACTTGTTTTAGGAAGATCTTCATCAGAATCACTATTTCCTGGACCAAAATGTGGCATGGGGTCAAAAACTAGCTTCGATTCAGAGGAAACTGTAGTTTTAAGAGTGGAACCTCTTCGTGCATTTGGAGAGGCAGTTGTCCTATGAGAAAAAATTGTGCTTGAACGAGCCTTTGAACTTGTTTTAGGAAGATCTTCATCAGAATCACTATTTCCTGGACCAAAATATGGTATGGGGTTAGAAACTAGCGTCGATTCGGAGGAAACTGTAGCTTTAAGAGTGGAACCTTTTCCTGAATTCGGGGAGGCAGTTGTCTTGTGAGAAAAACCAATGCTTGAATGAACCTTTGAACGTGTTTTAGGAAGATCTTCATCGGAATCACTATTTCCTGAATCAAAATATGGCATGGGGACCCTTGAGGTtgatcttttattttcttcagaGCTTGGCAGTATGTTGTATAGGTCTCGAGTGCTACTAAAAGTCTGTTTTGGTCTTTCCTCCTCAAAGTCATCATCACTAGAATCAACACAAGTAACTGATATTCTCTTGTTGAGTTTTTGACTCACTTCACCACTCCCTTTCCTACTGCACCATTCTTGATTGTAAAATCTAGTACTAATTGAATCCTCCACAGCTAGGGGTGGGGATGTTTGTTTAATTCTAGCAGATGTATCATTCTCTGCCTCTCCAGAGGATAAAGCACTCCCTTGAGGAATCTTTAAATATGGTGGATGCCTATAGCCCTTATTTCGAAGGCCACCTATCAACTTCCCAAAGTTCAATTCCTTACTTTCTTCCGGACTAGAATCATTAGAAAGTTCAGTATCTTCCATGCCCCCAGCCAACCGTTGATTGAAAACACTGTTTTCAGCTTGGTGGGAATCCATATTCCTTTTCTGACTCCCTATACTAGGATTGTTGTTCCTATCAGACTTGTCTACTTCATCTTCACTTTCTGAGCTAGGGCCATACTTATCAAAAGTTGGAGGCAAGTCATTTCCATGTGAAGGAACTGTCGAGCTTGATGAACTTTCAAAGAAGACAGGAGTAGACCGCTGCTCTGAGAAAATATGCGATTGTGAATAGGGCTCTTTTTGTGATCCAACCTTCTGCTTAAAGCCCAAAGAATTTGTACATGGACATGGATGAGCCGATGATCTTTGAAATGGATATGAAAGGTTCATATTGTCTTCATGTACCTTGTGCTCCTCCTCAAAATCAAAAGTACCTTCATCATCAAAAACTGCTGAGGCATTATCATCAAAAACTGCTTAGGCATTATCACAAGTATATGTTGTTTCAATTGTGTTTCTTTGAAGGCTTCCTTTATCATTGAGAAGAACAGAATTCTCAACAGAAAAATTTCCCAACTTTTGAGGATTGAAATTTGATACaacaccaacatcatcattaaaaATACTTGAACTAGAAGATGAAGAAAAGCTTGAATGCTTCCCAATCCTTTCTTCATGATAATCAGTAACATCATAATTCTTTCTATCATGCAGTTCATTCACAAATTGCATCTTTTCACCTGAGTTTCTATTATCATTTTCTGACTTTTGCCAATCTAAATTAGAGGTGACATCACAATCATTGATGAAAGTGTTTGATCGAGAATGAGAAGAATAGCTTGACTGTTCACAGTCCCTCACATCATGATCATCAACATTCTGAAGATTCTTAATACCATGCAATTCGTTCACAAACTGCATCTCATTGCCTGAGTTTCTCTTCATAGTCACTTCAGAAAAATGTTCCATTTCCCTGCCTACAGATGAGTTTATTTGAGAATATGCATCTGGAATTTGATTATTCACTGATGGTTTTTCATTGAAGGAATCCACAGTCGACTTAGAAGAACAGTGAGTAGATTTACCATCATTCTTCACAAAGTTAGTAAAACCATTTTCAGTCTCTCCTGTTCGATTATGTTGTTCGTTTCTGTCAGTTTGTTCATACTTTGTAGAATTCCTTTCATGAAAGGAAGTATCAACTGGATGTCTAGCAAGATATTCATACTGAGAGGCCGAGCCAATATATTTTCTTGGTTCCTCGTCTCTCATACCATGACCTGATATGTTAGATTCCATTGAGTACTGAGGGGCAATATTTCCATGACTTGAAAGTTCAGCAGTAGCTGGAGCAGCCATACTCGCTCGCTCTTCTGCAGCTACCTGAGCAGCAGCAGTAGCATCCTTGAATTCCATATTCCCATGTTCCCTAGGTGAAGCACTCTCATTCCTATAAGTTGAATTCCTGAATTCCATCCCTCGATTTTCAGTTTCTGCAAAGAAAAGTACTCAAATATGTAATTATaagtcaaaaagaaaaaaggattgAAAGAAgcaagttttaatttaatcaacattGGTTGAGGTTTTGATCTTGGAGGATAAGCTCTAGAGGAGATTGAATTATTGGCACTAGTATTTGAGAATTCAAATTCCATCCCTTGATTTTCAGGTTCTGCTAAGGAAAGCACCcaaataatgatgatgatgatgataaataaataaataataaaaaaagaccaAAAGAATTGAATCATATGCAAGTTCTATTCTAATTAACATACGTTGAGGTTTTGATCTTGGATGGTAAGCTACAGAGGAGATTGAATTATTGGCACTAGTATTTGAATAATCAAAGTTTTTAGGATGAAGAGATAATCTTGATTTGTGCTGATAGAAGCTTGAGGGCACATCACTTTTAGCAATGTGTTTTGGATCTTGAACACTAGGAGGTCTCTGTACATAATAACTTGTTGAAGCTTGGGTATTATGAGGACCTGCCGAAATTTTGGTGGCCTCTGGTAAAGTACTTGGTCCATTCTGCACAAGCAAATTCATATGGAAAGAAATAAGTTTTCAAGCAAACCATTCCATCTCTAACAAACAAATGACATTCGACCATATTTCTCCAAGAATGATCCTAAGCATTGATTGTATGTTGGCAcgtcaaaccaaaaaaaaaaacctaatttggACTATTCTACTCTTACCATCAAGTTGTCATAAACCTTTGACTCTTTTGCTCCAAATGATTCAGGGTCCCGCTTAATGTTGTGTTCCTCAGCAATTGCAGTCAAAATTTTGAGTTTGGTTGGGCCATCTGGTGCTTTGACAGATAACTTGTCAACCAACTAAAAGGAAAGGATCAATCAATAGTAGTATTATAGAACTTTAAGTTACATTTCAATAAATGTTTGTTAACCCGTTTATGTTCATGAAAACTCACCATTCGACCAACACCAGAATCAGGATGCAGTTCAAGAGCGGAAGTAGTAAAATCTTTTCCGTATTTTGTTGTAAGATGTTTGGTGACATCCTTGAGTTTTGGTATCTCCTCACACCTTGCAGATGCGAAAATGACACTTGAAATTGCTTCTTTCAAGTCAATTGGGCAGTTTCTGAATGATCAAGTTTGTTAGCGATTGACATAATTTAATCTGGTCGAAAAACTAAAACTCTTATAAAATCATCCTCTCTATTAACTAGCCATAATGCATTTATCCATGATTAGCTTTCTATGCATTTAAGCACACATATCCAGCCAATTAAATAAACAGGCATTTAAAACTCTTGCAGGAGGATAGAAATCAAACTAGTTTTTGGCAGCTCAATCAGATGTCCTGTAAAGAGTTTTAAAGACCAAGGGTAAAGGTTTAATCCCCGCATTTAACTTCCTAATTTCATATTACCCAAGCTTGAAGTAAATACTAGACAAAAGTATGCTAAAgcttttttaacattaatctcttTATAAGTTTGTATTATATCTGTTTTTTTATACAAAGTCTAGAACAATCCGCAGCCCCttcccaacccttaaataagaaTATAACATAgcataattcaatataaatctCAAGTTAAAAgtcaataaaatcaaaatatgAAATACTAAAGGAAGTACTTTTACACACTTTTGAGACTCAATGCTCGGCATACGTGCCACAATGAGTTCACAATATATCTCAAGAAGATTATATGCTACCATGGTTTTTTCTTCCCTAACCACATGCTCCACctgaaaaacaaaataaacaccACCGCCACCACCGCattaccaaaaaaagaaaaaaaaaatcatgtttatcaacttaaaaaaaataaaataaaattcaataccCGAATTCGGGCAGTTTGATCCTGCCCTGACTCCAGTAATTGAGCCAATTCCCTCTTGAACTGCTTAAACTGTGCTTCCCTCTTGTTCCTCATTACCTTTATTCGCGGTATGGCTAGCTTTAAAGCTATCTTGCTGCATAAATTCAAGGGGAAAAACCATATGATCACATCCTCTTCAATCCAAAAACCACTTTAAGGAAACAATTACTAAAAtagaattaagaaaataattttccatttttctgGCTTCAAGCGCCTGCGAAGCATTTTTGATTATTTAGGGAGCGTGATAAGGAGAGAatggttttctttttaaatctttttCGAAGACACCATGAAAACAAACtgagttttgattttgatttaaggaaATTAAGATGTTAGAGctgaataaaaaaatgttaataggAAATTGAAAATGTAggtttttctttcttcatttttttttcccaACCTTTTTTTCTATCTTTAAATTTTATCCTGAGTGTTAAGTCTGTAAACGAATTCCATTACAACACTCGCTCAAATTAGGGAATGCGCAATATAAGGAAGACGTAGAGTTGTGGCGTCAAATAAACGATTTAGGGGTTGGAAATTATTTCCATACATTTGCTTACCCATTGCGGTGTGTGTCTTCTTTTTTCTTCCAAATGCCTTTTTAGTATTACGTTAAAGGTAGATCAGGGTTCAGCGCCATGCAAGACCAGCACGAGTGTAACATCAAAGGTTCCACCATGTACATTGCTTAATGATAGATAGGTCAACTTTAGGCAGTGGTGGAGCCAATTGACCCACAAAATTTTTTGAGTTACAAAAAGATTTAATTGAAGAATcaagaaaattttgaataataatacccataattattttaaaacaaattaatttatatgaaaaaaaaatttctcttcaagtaataaaattcaaatttcaaaagatgtcaataaaaaattaactatattttttttttgataaaaataacaCTCAAATTTTGATTCCGGCAACACTTTTAGTCCAACCATTAACTCCGTTAAAAAATGTCTATTGAcagattataattaaaataaaataataaatttattattaaataaaaatatatctttttCCAATCCCTcttatcttttcttattttccAACCACCTGTCGTCCCACCCATTGCTTCCAAGATATTCACTTCATCATCATCAAAAGTACACTAGAAAATAGACTCCAAAAATTCTATTAACGACATGTTCAACAGCCGCAAACTCCTTACTTACTAGAAGAAACAACAAAGCTAACTGAAACTGTTGAAAGAACACCGATGAGTTAAACCATAAGCTGTGATGAAAAATACTTTGGCTTTGTTCATCCTGCTTGAAAGACTTGGAATTCACTTTTAGTTGTGCATTACTGAGTAGGAAACGCGTCACTATCCGGACCAATTTTGCCTTCTAACAATTGTAAAAAAGATACCAACTAttgaaaccttttcttttagttttttaataattttgtaataatcctacatttaattatattatacattgatttattgaatattaaTGCAAATATCTTAAAATTTGACCCATAATCCAAATTTCATGGCTGCGGATAGACCAATTGGCAGTTCAGCTAACACCCTGCTATACCACAAATCAGTGGCATGAAATAATTGGAATAatcaaagaaagaagaagaatggGGTGCAGTACATTATGCTGACATATCCAGAAACACAACAGTAAGGCTTACCAAGCTTAAGCCATTTCGACTATAAAAATTATTCAGGCTAGCAAGTTAACCACTGATTTCTCAGCTTCAAAAATTTCACCAAAACAAGAAAAATGTGCATCTAAAGTGGCCGCAATTCAATCATGCAAACGATGATAAAAGGCATACACATCCATCAGACTCCCTGCCTTCTACTAGCTGATTTTCCTTAGGGATAGTAACCAGTAAAAGTAAAACCCCTCCCCACTATCTCACCAGCACAAAACCATGCAAAGCATTCCAGTCCAAACAATGCAGCAATACCAGCGTCTTCAACCTTCAGTTCTTGCCTATTCTTCCACAGATTCTTGACATAATCAAGCTCCTTCCAGAATGCCTCGTTACGGCCAGGGATACTGCAAAATTTACACCAATAAGAGTTATTCTGATACGTCCTCGGGTTTCTGATTTTTAGACAGTATATACACAGCAAGAAGGTACAAGGAGCCGTATGATTAACTCTTTGTAACATGCCCAATCATAAACAAACCAGCCAAGTTGTTTTGTTCCTTAATTCTTTTCTGTTCAGAAGTTCATAGGATGTCACTAGCAAAGTCCCAGAAATTCCCATGATGTTGAAGAGAATGCACAATCGCATTAGGAGGTTCTCGTCAACTCAATAGTTGACATATTTATTAGTAAGCTGCAAGGCAGCTTTCAACTGCAAACCACAAGCCACAAACGGAGAGAGGAGTaacaaaatgacatttttccaGGGAATTCTCTAAACAATGGTTTCCCCATTCTTCCCCAAAGAAATGAATTCTGCTACTAGTAGAAGAAAATCCAAGGTCTTTGATTTTAGTCTAACAAGCCAATAGATTCAATTCTCCTTTAACAATCACATATAGTTTTAGCAGATACTGATAAAAAGCACCATAATCATTAGCTTAGCAATAGTGTGGAGTGGTGGACAGATACAACTACATGACAAAGTTGTTAACACTGCATGATTTCACTTTACAGCTGAAATTCCATATAAAACAACCTGAGACATTGTCACCTCTATCAAAGACAACTTCTAGACTTGATTTATGCCTAAGAAGTACTGCTAGATTCAACTTGATTGATAAATGGACTAGTTATAACATATTTCCTTCACTGCAGTTTTTAATAACTGAATTAAAAGCATTTTGTTATTTCAGACCTCAAATCTTAGAGCTCTACAACAAAACTTTGATATGTCAACACAATATAAGTCATGTCTCACTTTCACTTTCTTCATTGCTCAAAACTCTTGGCACTGGAATTGAAAAACATAAAGTCATAAACTTACTCTCCGTACTCTATTTGTGAGAGACTAGTATTTGCATATAGATCGAGCGTATGATCCTCCCAAAAAAATTACACAAGTTTAAGCATACCTGTATCTAATACTCATCCTCAAGTCCGGTTAACATAGATAGTCAAGCACTGACACACATTAATTCTAGTTTATATGATAATGTAGGTGCAATACATAGACAAAATACTAGCATTTAGTAGTAATTCCGATGCAGGCAGATCCAGTAACTCGGAAAGCAAAATATATGGACACATAGCAACATCAGAGGAAAAGATACTAAAACAACAAATTGCTATCAGTTTCTCAAAAATTGAAAGTCTTCATAACCAAAGGCAAGTAACAGTTACCTGGCAAGTCGAGTATAAAACAGCTGCTTAGACAGCTCATTGCACTTCTCCACTGTTGGTGGCTCCTGAATATATTGCTTATTCTGTTCCAACAATTGCTTGTAGTAAGCAGTTCCGTTTTTTGCCACAAACTTCGACGCTTGACACGCCTTAGATTGCAACTGCTGCAATTTTGACGCCATCAAAACCTGCAccgtataaaaataaaataattaaaaacatacacattccttttctttttttctgaaaTGGCAGGCAAAGCCTAAGTTAACAACATAAATGGTGAAATTGAAAAGAACATGAAATTAGctaattaaaataacataaaaaaagcaatcaaaatggcaaaaataaaataactgtGGACAGTGATTGAACTTTAAAATCAATAGAtctgataataataataacaataataaagaGAGAATACTGGACTCTAGGAgaaagtttgaaataaaataaattgcagATCTAAGAGAAGGAAGTGAATTTTACCTTCGATGAGAGAAAAAGAGAGCGCGTTATCGATTGAAGGCAAAGATGATAGATAGGTGGGTGGAGGGCTGCTCTTGGCTTCTAACGCCGCTTTACCTTAGAAAGAAGACCCACGCTTTTGGGATCGGTGGACTCGTTTGCTAATGACcccttttagggttttaatttagggcctattttttatttcatgtaatttaTAGGGATCATTTTGCAATTTCactgaattaattttaatttttgttcggTATAAAAACAGCGATCACGTGAGATTAAATATTAtagttatattataatttaagacaaaaaaatttaaataaactgtatatttttcaaatattatttttaattactatcaTATTAGTGTAAaacaatatttaatattattataataataaaattttaaaccataaaGATTTTTTATCAATACAATATACAAATATCGTTTCACTTCatctaattaataataaaaaaataatatcaattaatttaaaactttcttTATGATTTATGAATATGTCACTCTAAATTTAAgattatttatcattatttttaaatgcgcatattttaattatttagtcTATTGTACATATTTATGCAAGTAATGTTTTTAGAATATTACAAACCATatataattctaaataatttatataCTCACTAAGAAAATTAATTCAATATACAATATAATTTCACATTATCTAATTAATGAAAAGAAatattatctaaaataataactaaaaacataattaatatatactaattattttgataattcaaatataatGCTAATAACAAATTTCTAATCACTATTAAAACATTTgtaagaattataaaaaaaattgataaattgtccactgttcaattttttttaatgttcagTAAACTGACAGTAATGAATtgtagataatatataaataatgtaaatataatatattatttataaaatcttatatatgaaatataaaattacttagtagataaataattaaaatctgCTATcgaaattgtaatatatatttcttttctttttaccttTTTCGCTAACcgaaacataataatataaatataaattaatttaataaaattttaaatttataagtaataggcttttaataaattattttagaaaaattaaattttttatttattaacattataacttttataaataaaaaaatatttaaaatgaaaaattcaataatataatgaACAACAAAAATTATATTGGTAATTCAAAAGTTTCTTCCAACttgtacttttatatatattagtttttaatgtcATATATGTTACATGTAAGAACATAAGACGTCCCAATCCATCATTGAAGTAGAAAGTGCATCCTCTGATGAAGACATTTCCATGACATATGTGTTTAATATCATATGTGTTGCGTGTAAGAACATGAAATATCCCAATCCATCATTAAAGTAGAAAGTGCATCCTCTAATAAAAACATTTCCATGGCATGCTCGAACAACCTCTAGAAGGAGCAAAAAAACAAAAGACATTGATATGGATGATATGGAGTTGAGTCACTACCTAATGGTTTAAGCCCTGAGCCAGGGCATCATGCAGTGGTGCAAATCAAAATCTTCTTTGCATTGCAAGTTAATCATTCAAAAGGAGAATGGTGAGTGTTTGGGTAgggaaatgagaaaaaaaaaagatacatgCAATTTGAAAATATGTAATCCTTTTGGTCAGAGCTTACTGAATAGTCTTTCAAGCCATCACAATATCCTATCGTAGGTTCTAACACTAATAGAGGATCCGGATAAGGTTACATATTAAAGGTTAAGAAGGCCACTTCGTTTAATAGATTAATAAAACTGCCTTTCTTTCTAATGAGCCTTCTGATATGATCAACCCTTTTGCCTCCATTCCTTGCGTTGAAACGGGCGGTATGCTTGATCTTTAGTAAGTTGTTTGATCCCTATGCTTTTCCTTTAATCTTATTTTTCTATGTAATGGTAATTGATAATAGATTTGTGTTGGATCTGATGTCTGAAGTGTAGTATACTCATTTTGTATACTtagtatttttaaaacaaattgatttaataataacatTTATTAATTACATCAATACTCTTTGTATGTTGTCCTTAATATTTTTGCATATAAAGCAAAATCGAAATGGAAGCACATATTGGCTCACTAGTTatataatgtttaactaatactaagcagtattatgtGGTTGGAT comes from the Gossypium hirsutum isolate 1008001.06 chromosome A06, Gossypium_hirsutum_v2.1, whole genome shotgun sequence genome and includes:
- the LOC107962755 gene encoding uncharacterized protein, with the protein product MRGLNLYPWSLKLFTGHLIELPKTSLISILLQENCPIDLKEAISSVIFASARCEEIPKLKDVTKHLTTKYGKDFTTSALELHPDSGVGRMLVDKLSVKAPDGPTKLKILTAIAEEHNIKRDPESFGAKESKVYDNLMNGPSTLPEATKISAGPHNTQASTSYYVQRPPSVQDPKHIAKSDVPSSFYQHKSRLSLHPKNFDYSNTSANNSISSVAYHPRSKPQQTENRGMEFRNSTYRNESASPREHGNMEFKDATAAAQVAAEERASMAAPATAELSSHGNIAPQYSMESNISGHGMRDEEPRKYIGSASQYEYLARHPVDTSFHERNSTKYEQTDRNEQHNRTGETENGFTNFVKNDGKSTHCSSKSTVDSFNEKPSVNNQIPDAYSQINSSVGREMEHFSEVTMKRNSGNEMQFVNELHGIKNLQNVDDHDVRDCEQSSYSSHSRSNTFINDCDVTSNLDWQKSENDNRNSGEKMQFVNELHDRKNYDVTDYHEERIGKHSSFSSSSSSSIFNDDVGVVSNFNPQKLGNFSVENSVLLNDKGSLQRNTIETTYTFFDDEGTFDFEEEHKVHEDNMNLSYPFQRSSAHPCPCTNSLGFKQKVGSQKEPYSQSHIFSEQRSTPVFFESSSSSTVPSHGNDLPPTFDKYGPSSESEDEVDKSDRNNNPSIGSQKRNMDSHQAENSVFNQRLAGGMEDTELSNDSSPEESKELNFGKLIGGLRNKGYRHPPYLKIPQGSALSSGEAENDTSARIKQTSPPLAVEDSISTRFYNQEWCSRKGSGEVSQKLNKRISVTCVDSSDDDFEEERPKQTFSSTRDLYNILPSSEENKRSTSRVPMPYFDSGNSDSDEDLPKTRSKVHSSIGFSHKTTASPNSGKGSTLKATVSSESTLVSNPIPYFGPGNSDSDEDLPKTSSKARSSTIFSHRTTASPNARRGSTLKTTVSSESKLVFDPMPHFGPGNSDSDEDLPKTSSKTRSSMIFLIGQLPLQMQEEVPLLKLQFPLNQR
- the LOC107962757 gene encoding uncharacterized protein, whose product is MASKLQQLQSKACQASKFVAKNGTAYYKQLLEQNKQYIQEPPTVEKCNELSKQLFYTRLASIPGRNEAFWKELDYVKNLWKNRQELKVEDAGIAALFGLECFAWFCAGEIVGRGFTFTGYYP